From the genome of Diabrotica virgifera virgifera chromosome 8, PGI_DIABVI_V3a:
gaaataaatcacaggtttagtttcaatgatcatctcatgatttcacagttattctacatagagaaatttgaagcatacactaccaactttccgcaaaatattttaaaaatggtgacggctaattatcccacagtgaatatttccaaactaaaatcggaacttgaagtcttatattgtcgtgaggattttcgcaatagtgctggtgcagtagccatacttcagctttttattaacatgaatttgtctgaaacattttctgaagcagtgaagttattaaatattttgtgcacactccctatgacaaccgtggaaagtgagagatgtttttctactttaaaaagagtaaaaacattcctgcgtaatacgatgggacaacctagacttagtgccttgtctatgctgagcatcgagaaaacgcttgtcaagagcattccaaatttcaatgagaaggtcatagactattttgcagaactaaaggatagaagaattgacttaaaatataaaaatatttaaagtaagtttcgttttaataaatttacaatttattatactataaatattcctatctatatatcagtcaataacctgttcataccatttttcctatattttttaaaagatttactctaaaaaaagacaaatttaattttcggaaaactagggtaaatagtattgagttttatctaagtctgtattttttatctaaaatataaatgctaaaagatcttttaaatactttaaaaaatcaacagtttgaagttttcaaaccaaaatgacccccctgaagattgacccacgagccgccgctgccAAAAGGGCAGAGGGATGAGAAGAGGGGGGAAAAAGGCACGCCCTGTGTTGATTGCTGCAATCAACACCCGGTGTTACCCCCCCCCTACTTCGAAGATTTCTACGCAGATCGAGCACCATCTGACATCGGTGCAACTACGCAGAAATCTTAGAAAAGTACTGGCTGATTCCACTAACAAAAAGATGGACTCCATGCATGTTTCCCCCTTCTATGTGTGCAAACCTATCATCGGAGACCCAAAATTTGTCCAGGTCCTGCAGAAACCTGGAACAAATGCAGTCTACCGCGACAGGAAGCACACAAGAGCCAGAAACAAGCAAAACGACCAAACACTGACGTATAtatacaaaacaaaaaaaaagttaatacagtggaacctcgataactcggattaatcgggaccgcggccgatccgggttatcgaaaatccgggttagccggagaatatagtaaaaattaataaataacctccattacaattacaaaaacatgaaacacatatgcacagtacacatctaaattacgtatagttgtatagagtgtagagttttgttcatttcttggtaaaaaactcagtcatactgtagagatgtaccgacaccataatatggtaggtctggatcctgcgtacaaaaaaaaattgataaatagcaagctgaaaatttgttattagcttaagggtgtctagtcggacaaacattaatatatgggaacactggaacaggggaagttttaactgtggaacaggttaaaaatttggaacggtcagaccacgaaaacggcacatgtatttttttccgacagaacagacttaaactctccgaacagagattaaactctcatgcaaaaatcagactgctatttatcaccaaattggcgttttaatgagtggaacatgtagaatatgtcaaatgacaggaattatgacaggtgataaatagcagtctgatttttgcatgagagtttaatctctgttcggagagtttatgtctgttctgtcggaaaaaacaaatgtgccattttcgtgttctgaccgttccaaatttttgacctgttccacaattaaaactgcatgttccagtgttctcatatatcaaagtttatccgactagacacccttaagctattaataaatttttagcttgctattaatcaacttttttttcatacgcgggatccagacctatggtagcataatatcatattatgatgctgcaataaatttattttaaagattcgtctttatcaatcctacctaatgtttctagtttattttccattgtcactgcaacatttttacgttttgttaccattacgtagacaaagcaaacacaatctgaagcacgattacattacagaacggaagtgattaataggctgtactacacacaatacaagaatttttaaatagtcacgtcttttttaaacaatgctaagacagtttgacataaataaagaaaaaggaatacagacaggtgtctgttctttccgataagctgagacggtcgctctggctgccgccgtgtgcatgaatcatttttactattgtacttgTGTGTTCAAATTAcatacacaaatacacattatctctgaaatattatttggcctacatacatttttatttgataaaattgttaaattgtttatttgttaaatttttgtctgatgaaaatcggtccgggttagccggacttccgggttatcgggggccgacttatcggggttccactgtatatatataGATTTGAAAAGTTAGTACATTTACGAATTTGAAgttgtaaaaaatgtgaaaattagcacaaaattattaaaaacgtttAGATTTAGTGTCAAAACGGCGTTATCAATTcgcaaaatattatttaaatgcgtacaaacataaaaaataattaaaaaattatcgaAAATTAATGTAagtcaaaaaaatatataccaaaATTAGTGGAAATGTCGTAGAATATAATATTCGTTGTATAAATATAAATGATAGACaataaaagtatttaacaaaaaatatgacgCAATATGATGCAACACGTGATACTCAAAATGCTGCGTAGTTAGATACgcagaaaaatattaaaaatgatacGTAGTAATACCAAATTTAAAATTCAACCCCTATACTAGACCAAATATGCAAAACAAAAGATACTACTGTTGTGATGATAATTTAAACATTTGAAGTTAATTAATACCACAAAATTAatttccttacgtaaaaatattgaaaaaatagtataaaaaagttacaaattGATCAGATTTTAGAACACAACACTAAAAAGTTAGAATAAAACTCACGTATTGGTTGAAGAAGTGGTCCTGGTTTGCACCATGTGATTTCCGATCGCAGTCCCTGGAATCTTCCACCATCCATCAGCTACCGGTGCCTGCGGCCCTTACGCTCAACTAGGCGCGAAATCTCCCTCGTAGGCCCATACGCTTCTCCAAGGGGTCGTCTGTCCGGCATTTCATGCTTTCAGGGTTCTACTTGGCTTCGGATCGTCAGGAAACAGCGTTTTCACCAGCGGGAACCAGAAACCGGCATCTCTAGGTCGTGGGTTCAACCAAACCACGTTATGGGCGCCATGTCATCTGGGGGTGTAAAAATATGGCTTGTAATTGTAGAGAAGCCTACCTCCAAGATGCTCTCCATTCCTGTAGTCGTAGGAAAGGTTGTGCTGTGTCCTAGGTGAGAGGTTAGTGTTTCCTCTCGTAGGATGCCTTTCTAGGCGTATCTTTTATAGCGTTTTGCTTCAATCTAGCACCCTGAAAGGCAAGAGGGCTCTAGGTGGTTGAATAATTAAACAGCACAGTTGAATGGATGAAAAACAGCAGCACAGGATCTCAAACACGAGGCATTTCGCCTGTGAAACGGCCAAAGGCCGATGTGGAGGCCGAAGCCCCAGCTCGTAGGAGCGCTCGTTACGACGAAGGTTAGGCGAAGTAAGAGAGAGAATTAGAAAATTCACTTTAATTTATACCCTCCGAAGTATTAAAATAAGACGCAATAAAATTAGCAAAGCAAAAACCGACCAATCAGGAAGCTTCCTGGCTGGTGGGCGGAGGCTAGGAAAAATCAAACGCGGAGATATACGCGACTTGATGACACTATCTTGCTTAAATTCTGAATTTCAGatgtttgttctttattttcAATCAGTTTTTCCAATAGTTTTTGTATTGTGTCAACTTGAACATCTGATGTGGGTTCACTATCACTCTCTGTCAGTTCTTCTAAATATTGAttctcaaaatataaattttcatctTCATCTAGATAAATTTTTGATAATTCTTCTGTTAAGGTTATCCACACTTTTCTAGATTTATTTCTTTTCTTGATAGAGTTTTTTATTCTTGCATATACCTGTGTTTTGCACACTTCTTTGTGCAAATTCGCTGGCTGAAACTCATCTggtaataaaaaggtttttccaTCTGGTGTGCCAATTGAAGTTATACACATCATATTTGTTTTTCCGTCTTGTGTTCCTACCATTTTAAAGTCAAACCTTAACTTTTCCATTTTTGAGTGTACTTAAGCAAAATTGTTGTTTTGTAATATGTTACTTTTTACACCACTATAGACTGGGACTTGggacttttgactttttttaaactaaattgatgttgctctgaaaatacaaagtttattaattttacaatatttacaaacttaaaattatactacctgaaaatacaaagaaacaacaatttaagctaattattctacgttcaaaaattcttaatcatttatgacattaagtaattttaagaaagtttattcatGACATTTTGCCACTGTCACTTCACTTTATCTTGCTACTTGGCTAGTGTCTCAGCTACTTGCTTCAAACTTAAATTAAAGAGAATCTCGACAGCAGATATTGTATGTCGGGATTCCTCTTTACATATATATAAGAAGGGGTTGAAGTTATTGGGTATGCAGCTGATTGAAAGCCAAGTGATACTCTGTTCAACAAATCATTTGTTGATCGACTGTCATTAAGGTTAAATATCAAATGTTGCTATTTTATGTGAGAAAATAATTAGTTCCATGTCACTAATGTCACAGAGGCTTATTTAATTGAAGTTTACTATACCGGTTGTCTCTTACTtttgtaatttattattatattttatgttatGTTAGTTATTTATTTAGGATGTGTGTTGATTTATGCtgtttttccagatttagtaAATAAGCGTAAATCTCACTCAGATGCTCGACATCTGATTTCTTATTTATCAAGTAATCAGTTTGGGTGATAAATGCCATCTCAAGGTAGAGTCTTTTGTTGAGGTTATTTTCCATTGCAAGGATCTTTGTTTCATTATAGTTGATTATATGTTGTTCGTCATGTACGTGTTTTGCAAGGGAGCATCTATCAGGGTATAGTCTACTGTCACTTTTATGTGATGCAATACGGCCTTTAAGATGTCTATTTGTCTGTCCAATGTATTGTTTGTTGCAACTTGCACAAGGAATACAATAGACGATATTCGATAACTGGTCTGTAGGTGTTTTGTCTTTGATCTTAGTGAAAATGGAACCGACTGTTAGAACTGTGTAATTGGCTATTTTTATATTCTCGTCGACtgatttaaaaattcgtgtaagtTTCGGTGTTAGGTCTTGTATGAAcggtaatttaaagtatttacgTGGGGTTAATATAGCGTTGGTTGTGTCTATTGTGGGATTAATCTTTTGTGGTATGTGAACAGGGTTGGTTTGTGTCCCGGGTAATGTATCATTAGTTGTGTTAAATAGTAGTTTAGTAAGTAGTGTGTTTGGGTATGAGTTGTCTAGGAAGAGCTGACGAATgagttttaagtttttattatggAACGACTGATCTGAAATTTGTAAGATTCtatttttcatttgttttataaGATTAATTTTTGTATTGTACTTATGATATGACCAGTAGTTAATATATCTTCCTGAGCTAATGGGTTTTCTGTACCAATCTGTTATTATTACGTTGTTATTGCTGCGTATTAGTTTGGTGTCGAGGAATGGGACTGATTGGTGTTTGTCTTCTGTTTCCACTGTAAATTGGATATGTGGGTCGAAATCGTTAAAGATGTATAAAAGTTCATTTATCATAGCTTTTGGTAGGGCTAAGATTATATCGTCGACATATTTCTTTAGGAAGGTTTTTCTGAATGGAAGAACAGGTATGACTGTATCTAAAAGGTCGTCCATAACATATGAGGCCAGAATAGAACTCTGTTCTTCCATTCAGAATAACCTTCCTAAAGAAATATGTCGACGATATAATCTTAGCCCTACCAAAAGATATGATAAATGAACTTTTATACATCTTTAACGATTTCGACCCACATATCCAATTTACAGTGGAAACAGAAGACAAACACCAACCAGTCCCATTCCTCGACACCAAACTAATACGCAGCAATAACAACGTAATAATAACAGATTGGTACAGGAAACCCATTAGCTCCGGAAGATATATTAACTACTGGTCATATCATAAGCACAATACAAAAATCAATCttataaaacaaatgaaaaataGAATCTTACAAATTTCAGATCAGTCGTTCCATAATAAAATCTTAAAACTCATTCGTCAGCTCTTCCTAGACAACTCATACCCAAACACACTACTTACTAAActactatttaacaaaaactAATGATACATTACCCGGGACACAAACCAACCCTGTTCACATACCACAAAACATTAATCCCACAATAGACACAACCGACGCTATATTAACCCCAcgtaaatactttaaattaccgTTCGTACAAGACCTAACACCGAAactacacgaatttttaaatcaGTCGACGAGAATATAAAAATAGCCAATTACACAGTTCTAACAATCGGTTCCATTTTCACTAAGATCAAAGACAAAACACCTACAGACCAGTTATCGAATATCGTCTATTGTATTCCTTGTGCAAGTTGCAACAAACAATACATTGGACAGACAAATAGACATCTTAAAGGCCGTATTGCATCACATAAAAGTGACAGTAGACTATACCCTGATAGATGCTCCCTTGCAAAACACGTACATGACGAACAACATATAATCAACTATAATGAAACAAAGATCCTTGCAATGGAAAATAACCTCAACAAAAGACTCTTCCTTGAGATTGCATTTATCACCCAAACTGATTACTTGATAAATAAGAAATCAGATGTCGAGCATCTGAGTGAGATTTACGCTTATTtactaaatctggaaaaacaGCATAAATCAACACACATCCTAAATAAATAACTAACataacataaaatataataataaattacaaaACTAAGAGACAACCGGTATAGTAAACTTCAATTAAATAAGCCTCTGTGACATTAGTGACATGGAACTAATTATTTTCTCACATAAAATAGCAACATTCGATATTTGATATTCTGGTACTTGTGATAGTAAAGtatacaatatttataataattcaaTGGATATAGTATCAACTAAAGCTGTAACCCACACGGTCTCATACTACAAAGTACTTGATGTTGAAGATCATTGCCACTAACCTCAATCAAGTAAGACATAATTAACAAagaaattgtattataaaaaaatgtaccatGTTTAAATATTTGTAGCTCTCATCTGATGATGACAATGAAAATTGTCGAAATATAATGATTTGTTGAACAGAGTATCACTTGGCTTTCAATCAGCTGCATACCCAATAACTTCAACCCCTTCTTGCCTACCAGATCAGCTGTTACCTtagaggatatatatatatatatatatatatatatatatatatatatatatatatatatatatatatatatatatggattccgactttaggaagccaaaaacgctatatcgcaccggtcatacgaagcccgacacctccttacgaagcccggattcgggcttcgtaattctttaatgttatttccccaaaaaacgtactttacaccatctctcgatattttaaccaagctcagaacatgtgaatactcttgggcttcatatatattcggacaaattttagaaatgtaccataggtagctctgaaatcatgattaacaatacgaagcccgggctgcttatgcctggaattattatcaaaacatacactcgtagttcatggtatctaccaccagtttgcgctgcgaaaagaagtatatactctgtagaagttcagcagcgttaggaagcccacattgagctaccgattataagaagccctgaagtttggcaacgtttttgcatattcctcaaagtactattagcttgtaaacatttttattattacctggcaatgcacattttttgtatttttgggtcgttcatcgtcattaatcttgtgtactaagactcccgagaacagattatggtaattcttagcattacctgtacacagtaagataccgacagaaaaaagattcaaaaattgaatcgcaaaagaattatttattttaattgatacaattaatacaaattaatactttgtattactaatttactattttagtttgtaataagccacataatttgctaccaaataggaaattaatatgacaaattaaattattgttttttttttatttaaaaaaggttaatgcctcgacaactaatggccattggcatggtaggtacggtaatttttaacagttaggtacctagtgtaatgtgtagtgtgtgtgtgtgttgagtaagtgtcttgttactttgcaaagttgacgtcattgtctttgcaaagagacgctaactgtatccgaacgtctgcggttcctccggtgagtaccgatcccacaaggacagaaactattttcatttattaatttataataaatgaaacatttctgactctggtgagattcgaactcacaaccattcggatttttcgatccaaaggtaggcgctcttaccactcagtcaaggacggagttaaagttattattattaaatattactttataaaattaaaaatagtcattcttatgaattatgcgtattattctcattctgatacgatgaacacttgtttgatgggtctgagccacacaattgagggttaggccactgtttcattcgtatttttagtatttgtcaaggcaacaatacattatgtagtgccatattgccaaatatagagctagattgtgtagaccactgttgaaccatatatccaatttttctgcttttattgatgtattaatctaaaaatgctcaatttgtggactgtgccactgttgctctgtgcgcctcatttaatacaaatacaaaatatttaatacaataatgcatatagattttcccttcggaaaaaatcaaacaatatagatgttttttaatttcattaagggaatgggcacgtagtttcggctgaaatgctactcaaatggaattcatttttttttttcgaattctgagaaaactaataattatttttgaaaattttaaactcagaataagagattacgttattagcgagggccgaaagtccctgagaacttctataatgtttattttaataagttacagggctaaaaactaaaagaaaatttagtgtgacttttaatttcaaaatatctcattcaaaataaactttttatttattgtaagagactttcggccctcggtaataatttggtctttcattttgcgtttaaatttttcaaaaatatttattgttttttttttcaggatttgaaaaaaaaatgaacacaatgtccgtggtaatattttccaaatctttgtcagtagtaaatagaatattgccagcatattgtcagtcagacagtgacaattttaaatatttgacctggcattgggaatattttcagttgttgattaaataatattgataatgtgtttaataaatacttgatttaagacgtgaacttaataaaaagttatttattgtttattatttatggaagatccaaagcagagaatacaccaggatatattcagtgatccaagtattgtgttgttacagatgttcaaaattgtaagcgtttcatagtaacaatatattattaaaaaatcactttatcacttttcctcttttctcgattgattattagcttttgttgtacagtagataaattattactgaatacataggtagtgaaaaaattatcagtagtaattgcacaagagctctgaaattatcgaatttttcccgagtgacactttgacagtattaatttcacgacccgaagggagtgagtgaaattacgtcaagtggcacgagggaaacaattcgataataatttcagagatcgagctgcaatttgctgcgattatttcatgaataaaactgtttaaaaccaaaattttattgtaatttatttatgtaagtacaaattagtacaattaaacacacagttgttataaatatttgacgattgaaagtcatcacttttataagttttaaaacagtaattgtcattaatgtcactgaatgtattttttcacagcaacgaagggcaactgacgtaatatacttgacgatgggatattatcaaaaatgatcaatttaatttgtatttctgtagctttctattggtcggaaatatgaaataatcatattaattaactgaattaacaattaaggcaattaattatactagtaaaagttatccaagaacattcaaaagccatctttacagttaatgatgaagttgtcaagtaaagtttacatatccataccagtgacaattttactacacgtaatttgcggtttaaagacagaaagagtggggatagccttaaaatatttgcgaattatgtaccgatggccctaagaaatgtttaataaacaacatattaaaaagttctactctagaagtgggcacttaattttttattaaacaaatgaactgcgaaattagatgtttctttaaataaccccgaaaatataaattttagaaaaaaactgacttgacttgaaaaattcagactattgaaaaaaacctaaatataagattaacatttttataaaattaaatctgtagcttctataattttttatttataacgctaaagtcacccttctcacaaacattggcgcactgtaaactagcgaagtgcacggctgagttatttcagtgtatttctctaattaaaggatcaaataaaattttacaaattggacaagaaagaagg
Proteins encoded in this window:
- the LOC126890234 gene encoding uncharacterized protein LOC126890234 — its product is MEEQSSILASYVMDDLLDTVIPVLPFRKTFLKKYVDDIILALPKAMINELLYIFNDFDPHIQFTVETEDKHQSVPFLDTKLIRSNNNVIITDWYRKPISSGRYINYWSYHKYNTKINLIKQMKNRILQISDQSFHNKNLKLIRQLFLDNSYPNTLLTKLLFNTTNDTLPGTQTNPVHIPQKINPTIDTTNAILTPRKYFKLPFIQDLTPKLTRIFKSVDENIKIANYTVLTVGSIFTKIKDKTPTDQLSNIVYCIPCASCNKQYIGQTNRHLKGRIASHKSDSRLYPDRCSLAKHVHDEQHIINYNETKILAMENNLNKRLYLEMAFITQTDYLINKKSDVEHLSEIYAYLLNLEKQHKSTHILNK